From the Candidatus Manganitrophaceae bacterium genome, the window GGCGCGAAGGAGATCTTCTCTTTTCCGCCGGCGACCTCGATGCGGGAGTCGATATAAGCGGCGATCTCCTCCCGATCAAGCGGCTCGACCTCATAGAGAATCGAAATCCGCTGGCGGAGCTGACGCAATTCGTGCTTGGCCAACGTCTCTTTTAACTCCGGCTGGCCGATCAATAAAATCTGGATCAACTTCGATTGGTCGGTCTCTAAATTGGAGAGAAGCCGGATCTCCTCCAGACATTCGGTTGTCAACAGTTGCGCCTCGTCGATGATGAGGAGCGCGTTTCCCCCCTGCGCCAAGAGATCGAGGAGAAAGCGGTTGAGCTCATCGAGGAGCGCTTTTTTGGTCTGGCCCTCCCCTTTGAGCCCGAAGTCTTGGTTGATGCTCTGGAGGAGCTCCAGCTGGGTCAATTGGGGGTTGAAGAGCAGGGCCGTGCGGATGGACGGATCGAGCTTGGAGAGGAGGAGCCGGCAGAGGGTTGTCTTCCCGGTGCCGACCTCGCCGGTGATGACGATGAAGCCCTTCCGCTCCTTCAGCCCATAGAGGATGTGGGAGAAAGCCTCCTGGTGTTTTTTGCTGGAGAAAAAAAATCGCGGGTCGGGCGCAAGCTTGAACGGCGGTTCTTTAAACCCAAAAAAGGAGAGATACATCGGCGGCCTTCACATCCTGTTAGGGATACCGGTTTCCATGAAGATCTTGGTATTGCGTCTCGGTCTGCTTTTGAACCACCGTTCCGGCCGAAAGCCCTTTTCGGATCCGGACGCTGACGGCGAAGGTCCGCTTCTGCTGCGGCCCGAGCTCGTTCATCTTCCAGACCCATCGCTTGCCGTCTTTTTCGGTCGGCTCGGGGTCGGCATGAACAAACTCCAGCTCCGGCGGGACGACCTCCGAGATGACGACATTGCGGGCCAGCCCCGATCCGGTGTTGGTCACCGTCGCCTGGTATGAAATCACCCCGCCCGGGATAGAGTCGCGCGACTGCATCTGCGTCTGAACCACCACCATCGGCAGGCTCAACAACAGCGCGCGGGAAGCGGTCACCGTCGCCTTGGCGTCCTGTTTCGACTGCGCCTCCAGCCGGACATCGAGCCGCTCCCCGTCCCGGCCGGCGGGGACCTTCACCCCGACCAAAATCGACACGTTCTCGCGGGTGCCGAGCGGCGGCGTCTCCCCGATCTCCGGCTCGCCCGATTGGTAAAGGCCGTCTTGGTTTTTGTCGAAATAAAGGGTCAACCGATCGGACGGAACCCCGGCCGCCTTCAGCGTAAACTGATCGGGACCGTTCCCCAAATTGGTCAAGGTAAAGGGGAAGAAGATCTGATCCCCCGAGACGACCCGCTGCTCCTCTTTCGCCCCCTCCAGCCGGAGCGAGGCGACCTGCCTCACGGAAGTCGGCGGCGAGAGGAACGGCACCTCTCCGCCGACCGAGGCGATGTAGACGCCGCGGTTGAGAATCTGCTGTCCGGCGGCGGTCTCATCCCCGACCTTGAATGCGACCTCGATCTTCTCGTTTCCTTTCGATTTGATCCCGGAGAGGTTCCAGTAGATCGCCCGGCCGGCCGACTCCACCCGTTCCGGCGCGGGGGAGGCGGAGAGAAACACCAGCGCGGGATGATACGCGTAGCGGACGCGGACGTCGCGCGCCTCGGCGCCGCCGTTATTGAGCAGCGTAATCGTGTAGCGGACCTCCTCGCCCGGCCGCGCATGTTCTTTATCGGTATGATACTCCCCGAGCAGCAGGGGGGCCGAGGCGACGACCGTTTTTCGGATCCATTGGAAACTGTTCCGATCGAACCGGGAAGCGACTTTGATCTCGAACGTCTTGTTCTGATTGTCAGTCATGTTCGGGGGGAGATGCACCTTCAAGCGCGCCCGGAACGATTGATCGGGCTGAAGCGCCGGGGTCGTCTGAATCGGCTCTCGGGTCCCTTCCTCGGCATAAAAGGTCGGGCGATACTCGATCGGAAAGGTCGAGTCGAGGGTGAATGAATCCTCCCCATTTCCCCGGTTGGCGATCACGATCGGAAACTCCACCTCCTCGCCGGGATAACCCCGCTTCTCATCCGCCGCCGGCTCGATTTTCAAATCAGCCACCTGAGGGATCACCAGCATGAACCCCTCCGCTTGTCTCGGCGCGGCCGAGCGGGAGGAAGGGATTCTTTCTTCCGACGGCTCTCCCTTCGCCACAACGGGCGGCTCCTTTTTGGAAGCGATCGCTTTCGAAGCGGCCGCCTTCGCCTCTCTCCTCTCTCTTTCCTTCTCCTTCTCTTTTTCCTTTTTCTCGGCCCGCGCCAGCGCCGCTTCTTTCGAAGCAAGAACCTTCGCGAGCTTCGGCCGGAGCGGACTCTCCGGAAAAGATTTCTCCAACGCGGCCGACATCCCGCGGCCCTTCTCCACCTGACCGGTCTCGGCATAGGCGCGGCCGAGCCAGAAGAGGGTCAAATCGCGCACCTTGCTGTCGGGATATTTTTGAAGGGCCTCCTCGAAGATCGGGATCGCCTTCTGCGGCTGATGCTTTTCCATCCAGTCGTGCCCTTCGAAGAAGCGGGCGCTGTCCTCCGTCTCCGCAGAGAAGACGGCGTGCGGAATCAAAAAGCCGGCGAGCAAAAGGAGAAAAAGGAGGGGGACAATCGACAAAAAGGACCTCGATCTTTTCCAAGGCAATCTGGATAAGAGATGAATGGCCTTCACCCGAGAGGCGCTCCTTATAAAGGATAGTGCAAAAAGGGATACAATGAAGTGACGAAAAACGTATAAAATGTCGCACACATTCCAATTTTTGTCAAATGAACGCGCGGCGCGAAACGCTTACGAAACGCTTAAATGATCGATGATAAATGGATGAAGAACGAACGAGCGCAATCGGTCTGCGCATTGCGGAGGTCGGTCGTCTTTCAGATTGTTGCAGATTGTTGCGTCCTGGAGATGCAACGGCGGCGGCGGAGGGGCCGACCTCCCCACGACCTGAAGCAGGCCACTTCGGGAGACCGGTTCCGAGGTCTTCCCCTCTCCCTTGAACCTTTAAGGCAATCTTGCTAAGATGGGCTGCTTTTCTGTGAGGTCGATGTGACAATCAGAACAGAAACCGATCCGGCCGCCGGTCCGGCGCCTCTGTCGGAGGAGCCGCTCCCTTCCGGTTCCGATCCAGTAAACGTCCCGCCGACGCCGATTGCGGAGGAGCTCTACCTCCGGCGCCGGGCTTTCCGGATTCTCTGGCTCGCCTCCCGAATCTTCTTCAGCTATTTTTTCCACCGGCTCGCCGCCTCATTTGTTCCGCGGACGCAGGCGCTCGCCTGGCAGGAGGATCTCCACCGGAAAAACGCCGTTCGAATCAAAGAGGCGGCCCTCTCGCTGAAGGGGTTGCTGATTAAGGTCGGCCAGTTCATGAGCGCGCGGGTCGACCTTCTCCCCGACGCCTACACCCAGACCCTCTCGCTGCTGCAAGATCAAGTTCCGCCGGCGCCCTATCGGACGATCCGGGAGCGCTTCGTTCAAGAGTTCGGCGCCCCCCCCGAATCGCTCTTCGAGACGTTTAACCCGGTCCCGCTCGCCTCGGCGTCGCTCGGGCAGGTGCATGAGGCGACGCTGCGCGAGGACGGCCGGCGGGTCGCGGTGAAGGTGCAATATCCGGAGATCGAGCAGATCGTCGAGACCGACCTCCGGGCGCTGCAGTGGATCGTCTGGGCGCTGCAGAAAGTGATGACGAACATCCGGTTCGATGTCCTCTACACCGAATTCTCGAAGATCGTCCACAAAGAGCTCGACTACTTCGTCGAGGCCCGGCAGGCGGAGCTCTTTCATAAAAACTTCTCAGCCGACCCGCGGATCATCGTCCCGCCGGTGGTCTGGAAATACACCACCGGACGGATCCTGACGCTGGAGTTTGTCGAGGGGATCAAGATCAGCCGGATCGAAGAGATCCGCCGCGCCGGGATCGACAGCAAAGCGGTCGCGACCCTCCTGGTCGAATCGTACATGAAGCAGATCTTGCAGCACCGCTTCTTTCACGGCGATCCCCATCCGGGAAATCTGTTCGTCCGGCCGGGACCGCAGCTCGTCTTCGTCGATTTCGGACTGATGCAGCAGATCGATGCCGGCGTCCACCGGGGGATGGAGAAGATGATCATCGCGATCATCGACCGGGACATCCCCGGGATCGCGCGGGCGCTGCTCGACCTCGGCTTCATCGCCCGGACCGAGCGGATGGACGACGTCGAAAATGTCGTCCGCTTCTTCATGGACCGCTACCGGGACATCTCCCCGCGCGCCTTTAAGCGCATTACCCTGACACAGGTCGCACGG encodes:
- a CDS encoding DUF11 domain-containing protein, which translates into the protein MSIVPLLFLLLLAGFLIPHAVFSAETEDSARFFEGHDWMEKHQPQKAIPIFEEALQKYPDSKVRDLTLFWLGRAYAETGQVEKGRGMSAALEKSFPESPLRPKLAKVLASKEAALARAEKKEKEKEKERERREAKAAASKAIASKKEPPVVAKGEPSEERIPSSRSAAPRQAEGFMLVIPQVADLKIEPAADEKRGYPGEEVEFPIVIANRGNGEDSFTLDSTFPIEYRPTFYAEEGTREPIQTTPALQPDQSFRARLKVHLPPNMTDNQNKTFEIKVASRFDRNSFQWIRKTVVASAPLLLGEYHTDKEHARPGEEVRYTITLLNNGGAEARDVRVRYAYHPALVFLSASPAPERVESAGRAIYWNLSGIKSKGNEKIEVAFKVGDETAAGQQILNRGVYIASVGGEVPFLSPPTSVRQVASLRLEGAKEEQRVVSGDQIFFPFTLTNLGNGPDQFTLKAAGVPSDRLTLYFDKNQDGLYQSGEPEIGETPPLGTRENVSILVGVKVPAGRDGERLDVRLEAQSKQDAKATVTASRALLLSLPMVVVQTQMQSRDSIPGGVISYQATVTNTGSGLARNVVISEVVPPELEFVHADPEPTEKDGKRWVWKMNELGPQQKRTFAVSVRIRKGLSAGTVVQKQTETQYQDLHGNRYP
- a CDS encoding AarF/ABC1/UbiB kinase family protein, translated to MTIRTETDPAAGPAPLSEEPLPSGSDPVNVPPTPIAEELYLRRRAFRILWLASRIFFSYFFHRLAASFVPRTQALAWQEDLHRKNAVRIKEAALSLKGLLIKVGQFMSARVDLLPDAYTQTLSLLQDQVPPAPYRTIRERFVQEFGAPPESLFETFNPVPLASASLGQVHEATLREDGRRVAVKVQYPEIEQIVETDLRALQWIVWALQKVMTNIRFDVLYTEFSKIVHKELDYFVEARQAELFHKNFSADPRIIVPPVVWKYTTGRILTLEFVEGIKISRIEEIRRAGIDSKAVATLLVESYMKQILQHRFFHGDPHPGNLFVRPGPQLVFVDFGLMQQIDAGVHRGMEKMIIAIIDRDIPGIARALLDLGFIARTERMDDVENVVRFFMDRYRDISPRAFKRITLTQVARDLETLFHVYPMLQVPNHFILVGRTAGMLNGLCSQLDPDLNIIEIAEPYAKKFVGMPNLTAELLSRGKEILIALIDLPVALRDFLEMGNTGQFRTRMNSEDLTGILTKIYKLAYRTVLAGFIVTMTLLYSNLVRSFNTPAGIMLSTLIVFPALALVYSFLRRR